In the genome of Bacillus thuringiensis, the window AATAACGCCGCCCCCGCGTTTCATTTGACGAGATGCTAACTCCCCTTCTGGATACCAAACACCTTCTACCGCATCATGTTTTCTTAAGAACGATACAATTTTTTCTGCATTATCACAATGACGATCCATTCTTACCGCTAACGTCTTTAATCCGCGTAATAATAACCACGCATCAAACGGCGCCATAATGCCGCCGATATCTTTTCGCATCGGGCGAATTTTTTCAGCTAACGCTTTCGTTTTACAAATCGTTACACCCGCCACAACGTCGCCATGACCACCAATATATTTTGTCGCACTATGCACAACAGCGTCACAGCCAAGCTCAAGCGGTCTTTGTAAATAAGGTGAACAAAACGTATTATCAACAATGACAAGTAAACCATTTTGCTTCGCAACCTGAATAACTTGTTTTAAATCGATTAATTTCATTGTTGGATTAATCGGTGTTTCAACGAAAATAAGCTTTGTATTTGGACGAATTTTATTTTCAATATCAACCTCTGTCTCCATCTCACAAAACGAATGCGTAATCATAAATTTTTCTTCTAACACTTCTAAAAAACCGTACGTACACCCATATAATCCATTTGAACAAATAATATGATCTCCAGCCTTTAAAAAACCGATTAAAGTT includes:
- the megL gene encoding methionine gamma-lyase, coding for MKKKHMETALIHHGYTPEEHKGSLTPPLFQTSTFTFETAQQGEASFAGLDPSYIYSRLGNPTVKLFEERMAVLEGGEEALAFGSGMAAISATLIGFLKAGDHIICSNGLYGCTYGFLEVLEEKFMITHSFCEMETEVDIENKIRPNTKLIFVETPINPTMKLIDLKQVIQVAKQNGLLVIVDNTFCSPYLQRPLELGCDAVVHSATKYIGGHGDVVAGVTICKTKALAEKIRPMRKDIGGIMAPFDAWLLLRGLKTLAVRMDRHCDNAEKIVSFLRKHDAVEGVWYPEGELASRQMKRGGGVISFSVKGGKEETQAFINDLHFITIAVSLGDTETLIQHPATMTHAAIPAELRKEMGIFDNLIRLSVGLESWEDIVSDLEQALKKISTVNQ